The genomic region TGACGCTATTTTATTTGTGACGTATTACAATCATGCTTTTTCACAGGCTGATCGAGAGTTTTTATTACAGCTTGGTCGTGTAAAAGATATATTTGCATTAGATAAGATGTTTTTTATTTTGAATGCAGCTGATTTAGCTAAAGATGAAGATGAACTTCGCGCAGTAGAGACATATCTACAAAGTCATTTGTTACAATATGGAATTCAACAGCCCAAAACGTACCCTCTATCAAGTAAATTGGCATTGGAAGAAAAAGCATCGAATCAAAGCATGAACTCAAGAATAAAACGTTTTGAACAAGATTTTAATTCATTTTTAGATGAAGATTTAACACAATTATTTATCCAATCTGCGTTGCGAGACATGAAGAATGTGACTGAAGTTTTAGACGACTACATTCAATTTGCTTCCGTTGACCAACAAGAAAAAGATAAACAAATACAAGGGCATAAAACAAGGGAAAAATCGTTGCATGACATGATTTGGGAAATGCCGACAGACCCTTACGTAAAATCATCATTACATGAGATAGATGAACTGGTATTTTATATTAGGCAACGAACTTTTTTACGGTTTTCCGACATGTATAAGGAAACGTTCCACCCTGGTCAGATTAAGTCTAATGGAAGAAAAGGAAAACTAGAGTTACAAGAAGCGTTACAATCTTTAATCTACAAATTGAATCTACATTTATACCATGAATTGCAGGCAACTTCTTTACGAATTGAAAATCATTTAAGTAAAGTAATGGAGCAGTTTGCAGATGATCTCGTAAGGAAATGTTCAGAAATCACGTCATTTCACGCTTTTCCATCTATTAGTGAGGAGACTTATGAAACCCCTGAGATTCCTCATAATTTAGTGAAAGACAGCGATGGGCAGTTAACAAAACCACTTTCACTTTTTAAAAACACGAAATCGTTTTTTGAACAAAATGAGAAGGAAATTATGAAGGATGAATTGCAAAAGCTGTTGGATCCAATTATACAGGAAGTGCTAGAAGAGCAAGCAGGTATATTACAGCAATACTATTTACCAATGTGGCGTGAAAAAGTAAAAGGTATAAAGGTTAAGTATACTGAAGCGATCGCTGAATACTATAAAGGATTAGAGTACACTTTAACTGATGAAACGTATTTGACGGCTCTAAAAAGATCACGAAAACAAATACATGCTGTTTTAAGCGGAACAGAGGGAAAATAGTCATAATCGGACAGGGATATAGGACAAAAGGCGGGTTTAGGCATGCTAAGCCCGTTTTTTTTATATTTTTTTATTTTTTTTATACCAATGGAAGAAGTGGTCTAAAGCACTGATACATAAACGTTTTTAGCAATTGCTGGTAATTAATTGAACTATCAAATTTTTTCAATTTGTCCGAAAACTTAACAATACGGTAGCATTTGGTAAGACTAACGCTCTTAGTGAACGCCATTCCATCTAAAGCCGATTAATCAGGTTTAATCAGCATTAATCTTGTTTGCGTAATGTTTCCACACCACCTATTATTAAAATTGTATTTCGACGGACGCCACAACGCTGATGAAAAGGGTTGAGAGCAAACGTCGTTAAAAACGTAAAAATACAGAATTTTAAAGGAGGAACGAAACATTATTAGTCAAATTGCAACCGCACCTTCACGAACAATGAATACGGTTACGTTTGAAAAGCCGACAGTAGAAGATGGCGCGGCAATGTGGGAATTAGTGAACAATACAACATTGGATACGAACTCCCCATATAAGTACATTATGATGTGTGAGTTTTTTGCAGAGACTTGTGTTGTTGCCAAAGAAAATAATAAGCTTGTTGGCTTTGTTACCGCTTTTATCCCTCCAGAACGCCCGGACGTCGTTTTCGTATGGCAAGTAGGAGTGGATGCTTCACAACGGGGAAAAGGATTAGCTTCGCAACTTTTATTGCATATCTTAAATCGTGATGTTTGTTCGAATGTCAAGTTTTTAGAAGCAACTGTGACACCTTCCAATAAGGCTTCACAGACCTTATTCCGCCGTTTAGCTCAAAAATTATCTACAGAGTGTGAAGTGTCTGAATGTTTTGCCGAAAATTTATTCCCAGGAAACGACCACGAGAAAGAGTTAACTTTTCGTGTAGGGCCAATCCAATAAGAAGATATTAACTTCACAATGAAATAACGTTAGTGGATGAATTGTAACAAATGATCCAGATAAAGGGATTTAACAATACCTTTCAATACCCATACGGCGTATAGGTATTAAATTTAAAGGAGGAAAAACAAGTCAATGAGTAAAACGGATATGAAAGTCTTTGAAAAGTTAGAATCCGAGGTACGTAGTTATTGCCGAAGCTTCCCGACAGTATTTAAAAAAGCAAAAGGCTATAAATTATGGGATGAAGATGGAACAGAGTATATCGATTTCTTTTCCGGAGCAGGAGCATTGAACTATGGACACAACGATGAAACATTAAAGTCAAAATTAGTAGAATACATTTTAAGTGATGGAATTACACATTCACTTGATATGGCTACAACACCAAAAGCGGAGTTTCTGCAAACATTTCATGATGTCATACTAAAACCGAGAAAACTGGATTATAAAGTAATGTTCCCTGGACCAACAGGTACAAATACAGTAGAAAGTGCTTTAAAGCTCGCCCGAAAAGCAACCGGTCGTACGGAAGTTATTAGCTTTACGAATGGTTTCCATGGTATGACAATTGGTTCTTTAGCCGTGACCGGTAACTCCATGAAACGTAAGGGCGCAGGAATTCCATTAACAAACGCTGTCACGATGCCATACGATAACTTTATTGAAGAAGAGGAAGAACTGGATACATTAGATTATCTTGAAAAGTTTTTAGAAGGTGGAGGAAGTGGTGTTGAAATTCCAGCTGCCATGATCCTGGAAACAGTACAAGGAGAAGGTGGAATTAACGCGGCACGACTTGAATGGCTGAAGCGTGTAGAGGAGATTTGTAAAAAGTGGGAAATTCTTCTCATTATTGATGATGTGCAAGCCGGAGTAGGCCGTACTGGAACATTCTTCAGTTTTGAAGAAGCAGGAATTAAACCAGACATAGTATGTCTTTCTAAATCAATTGGTGGATATGGACTTCCATTTGCCATCACATTATTCCGTCCAGACTTAGATATTTGGGCACCTGGTGAACATAACGGTACCTTCCGTGGAAATAACCACGCTTTTGTAACAGCTACAGCGGCTCTATCATACTGGAAAGATGACCGTTTAGAAAAATCGATCAAAGAAAAATCGAAGCGCATTTA from Salirhabdus salicampi harbors:
- the ectA gene encoding diaminobutyrate acetyltransferase; amino-acid sequence: MNTVTFEKPTVEDGAAMWELVNNTTLDTNSPYKYIMMCEFFAETCVVAKENNKLVGFVTAFIPPERPDVVFVWQVGVDASQRGKGLASQLLLHILNRDVCSNVKFLEATVTPSNKASQTLFRRLAQKLSTECEVSECFAENLFPGNDHEKELTFRVGPIQ
- the ectB gene encoding diaminobutyrate--2-oxoglutarate transaminase, yielding MSKTDMKVFEKLESEVRSYCRSFPTVFKKAKGYKLWDEDGTEYIDFFSGAGALNYGHNDETLKSKLVEYILSDGITHSLDMATTPKAEFLQTFHDVILKPRKLDYKVMFPGPTGTNTVESALKLARKATGRTEVISFTNGFHGMTIGSLAVTGNSMKRKGAGIPLTNAVTMPYDNFIEEEEELDTLDYLEKFLEGGGSGVEIPAAMILETVQGEGGINAARLEWLKRVEEICKKWEILLIIDDVQAGVGRTGTFFSFEEAGIKPDIVCLSKSIGGYGLPFAITLFRPDLDIWAPGEHNGTFRGNNHAFVTATAALSYWKDDRLEKSIKEKSKRIYAFLEELVSKYPELKGKVKGRGFMVGISSEVDGLSEQVAAEAFKRGLIMETSGPKDEVFKLFPPINIDDEGLNKGLEILEQSVKSVVKEPVTQ